DNA sequence from the bacterium genome:
CTCTCCGTCCCCGCCCGCCTCTGGCGAGGCCCCTGCTCCGTCCGCAGGAGCCGGCCAGACGCCTAACGAAGTAGCGCATACGTCATGACGGACCTGAAGCATCAACTCCGCTGTCTGCGGCGCCTGTTGCGCCTGCGCCTGCTGGCGCTCCTGTTGCTGTGCTGGCTGCTCCTGGCCGCCCTGCTGCTCCTCTCCATCGTCGCGATGGCCCACCTCGGTCTGTCCTGCGACCCGTGGCCTGTCCTCGCAGCCACGGTGGCCCTGGCTTTGGCCGGCGTGGTGGTCGCGGTGCTGGCGCGGCGGCTGCGCGACCGCCGGGTCGCGCGGGTCGTGGAGCGCCACTACCCGGCCCTGCGCGAGGCGCTGCTGACCGCCGTGGAGTTGCTGGAGGGGCTGCCGTCGGAAGGGGCGGCCACCAGCCGGCCCGGAGCTGGCTCGCCGCAGTTGGTCCGGGCTGCCATCCGGCAGGCCGAGGAAGCCCTCGCACTCATCCCCCGTCGCTCTGTGCTCGATCTGCACCGTCTGCGACCCCTGCTGATCGCCACACTCGTCGCCACTCTCGTGGCCGGTGGCCTGACCGTCGCTTCGCGCGACGCCCTGGCGGCAATGTCTGTAGGGCGGGGGCCTGTACCCCGCCCCATTGTCGGCGAGATACAAGCCCCCGCCGTACAACGTCCCGCCGAACCCCCGCTGGCCATCCTCGGCCTGCAGATCACGCTGCAACCCCCGGAATACTCTCAGTTGCCACCGAAGACCGTCACCGCCCATCTGGGCAAGCTCGCGGCCCTGCCGGGCACCCGGGTCACGCTGAGCGCGCTGGACCCGCCCCAGGCTGACCTGAAGCTGCAGATCAACGACCGTGGCCGCGTCCTGCGGCCGCAAGACGGGGGGCGGCTGGCGCACGAGTTCACGCTCAGCGGGCCTGCGCGATGGGAACTGACCGCCACCGACGGCCGCCGCGTCCGCCTGTGCCAGGGCACGCTGCGGCTGATCGCCGACAATCCCCCGACGGTCCGCATCCGCGCCCCCGGTCGCGACCTGGTGCTCAAGGAAGCCCGGCCGCTGAAGCTGGACGCCGTGGCGGTGGATGACTACGGGCTGCGAGAGATCGCGTTTGAGTACCGCCTGCCGGGGGAGAAGCGGTGGCGGCGGGTGTGGCTGCCCGCAAGCGGCGTCGTGCAGCACATTCAGTACGAATGGGACCTGCTGCCCCTGAAGCTGCAACCGGGCCAGTCGGTCAGCTACCGCCTTGTCGCCCACGACGACAGCCCCCTGTCGGCTCCTGGCAGCTCCCGCACGTATAAGGTGACGCTGGCGGAGCGCCTTCCGCAGGAGGCCGTGGCACGGCTCCAGCAGGCAGCCGAGGACCAACGCCAGGCCGTCGAGCGCCTGCGCGACGAGGCGGAGGCGATCCGCAAGCAGATTGAGGAGCTGCAGCAGCGCAGCGGGCCGGAGAGCGCCCAGGCCATGGGCGAGCTACAACAGGCCGCCCAGCGGCTGCAGAAGCAGGCCGAGGAGCTGCGGCAGGCCCTGGCGCAGTCCGAGCAGGAGGTGCAGCGGCACGGGGACGCCCTGCCCGAGCTGAGCCGCCGGCTGGCTGAGGCCAACCGCCTGCTGCGCGAGGTGCTCGACACGAAGCTGCAAGAGGCCCTGCGCCAGCTCCAGCAGGCCGCCGCCGCCCGGCAGCAGGCCGCGCCGGCGCTCGAACAGGCCCGCCAGGCTCAGGAGGAGCTGCTGCAGCGGCTCGATCAGCTCCTGGCGCTGCTCAAGCAGGCACAGATGGAGGGGTTGCTGGGCGAGCTGCGCCAGCGGATTGACCTTCTCGCACGGCAGCAGCAGGCACTCATCGAGCGCCGCGAGCAGGCCGAACGCACGGGGCGCGACGCCACGACTGCCCTGAGAGAGCAGGGGCGTGATCAGCAGGATCTGGCCCGCCAGGCCGACGAGACAGAGGCGAAGATGCAGGAGGCCGCCCGGCAGGCGGCAGACCAGGACGAACAGATCGGGCAGAAGCTGCAGGCCCTGGCCGAGCAGATGAAGACCCGCGAGGTGGCGGGGTTGATGCGCCAGGCCGCCGGGGCGCTCAAGCAGGCCCAGCCTGCCCAGGCCGCGCCGCCCCAGCAGCAGGCCCTCCAGGCCCTGCAGGAGCTGAGCGGCGGCCTATCCGGGCTGCAGGCGAGCGTCTACCAGCAGATGCGCCAGGAGTTGACGGGGGCCGCTCTGGAGCTGGCCGAGCGCGCCCTGGCTCTGTCCGAGCGCCAGGAGCGGCTGCGGCGGGACATCGCGCCCCTGGTCGAGCGCTACCCCGAGCAGCTCATCAACTCCAAGCCCGCGCTGGAGCGCCTGGCCCGGCGGCAGGAACTCATCAGCCAGGGCACCCAGCGCCTGACGCAGCGGCTGCAGGAGCTGGCTGGCAAGTCGCCGCTGGTGGACCCGGGGCTGGTGCAGCAGGCCGGAGAGGCTGCCGCCACATCCGTCCAGGCCCAGCGCGACCTGTCCGGGGGCGCGATGGCCGAGGCCCAGGCGGGCCAGGAGCAGACCATGACCACGCTCAACCGCCTGGCAGCCCAGCTTGTGCAGTCCCAGCAGGGCTTCCAGCAGGCCTCGGCCCAGATGGCGCTGCAGGAACTCATGCGGCGGCTGCAGCAACTGGCCCAGCAGCAGCAGGGCCTCAACCAGGCGACCCGTGAGGGCGCCACCGGCGAGCCGCAGGCCGGCGGCCAGTTGGCCGGGCAGCAGGCCGGCATCCGCGAGGGGCTCCAGCAGATGCTGGGGCAACTGCCCGGCGCCGGGCAGCCCATGTCGGGGCTCGGGGAGCAACTGGGGGGCCTGCCGGCGCAGATGGACGAGGTCGAGGAGGACCTGCGGGGCGGGCAGGTCACCCAGCGCACGTACCGCCAGCAGGAGCAGATTCTGCACAAGATGCTGGATGCCCAGCGCTCGCTGTACAACAAGGAGCGGGAGAGCCGCGAGCGGATCGCCGAGGCCCCCCGGCCGTACCGTCCCCCCGCCAGCCCCCCGGCCCTGCGCCCCACGACGCTGCAGCCCCTCCCCCTACGCGCCTCCGGCGGCCCCCGCGAGCTACCCCTGGGCTATGAGGACCTGACGCGCAAGTACTTCGAGGCGTTGGGGAAGACGGGGCAGCGGTAGCGGGCCTACAGACAGGCGAACAGGCCGTGGGTGCCGCCGAGACCGCAAGCGGTCTCACGTGTGCGGCGGGTCCCATGGCTGGTGGCTCTCCCGGCGGCGGGGCCCGTCGCACACGGCGCGACACCCGCCGCCTACCATGATGGGTCGCCGCCCGCCCTAGACGTGGTAGCGCCACGACTGCCAGGGCACGCTGCCGGAGTACGCGTAGTCTCGGCAGTCCCGCACCAGCCCCCTTCGTACCGGGTTGCCCCGGATGTAGGCAATCACCGCGTCAAGTGACTGGTGTGGCTTCATGATCCGTGCATCGAAGCCGCGTTGCCACCGGATCCCCAGCTTCCGCTCCCAGAACCAACGACCAGTGATCTGCTTCAGCTCGACGATGGCCTGCCACACATCGGCGGACTCGAGCATGCCTGAAGCCAGGACATGGGCGTGGTCCGGCATGAAGCAGAAGACGTCGCCTCGACTCGCATGCCTCGGGAGTACACTGCGCAGGACCGCTACGCACTCGTGGGCGACCTCGCCCCCAAGCACGGGACGGCGGTTCTCAACACAGAAGGTGAAGAAGACCGTGCCCACGCCAGCGTAGGCCTCCCGGGGTGGGCGGTGCGGATGGAACGACGACAAGAAGGCCTCGCGGTTCATGTCAGCAGTCCAGACGCTGAGTGTCACGGGTGAAGCCGTGGGTGCCGCGTCGTGTGCGGCGGGCCCCACGGCTGGTGGCTCTCCCGGCGGCGGGTCGGCGATAGGCAGCCGACAAACAGGCCGTGGGCGCCGCCGAGACCGCTTGCGGTCTCACGTGTGCGGCGGGCCCCATGGCTGGCGACACCCCGGCGGCGGGGCCCGTCGCACACGGCGCGACACCCGCCGCCTTACCCCTCTGTCTCCCCCTGGTCGAAGTCCAGGGCCGTGTCCTGGCTCTGGCGCTGCAGCGGGGCGGCCTGGGCGTAGCTGCGGGAGGTGTAGTGCAGCGGCGCGCACTCGATCTGCCGCTTGTGCACCAGCAGGTCCTCGATGGTCAGGATCTGGATGCGGGGGTACTTCTTCGTCTCATCGTAGGGCAGGACATAGAAGCCAGCCGTGGCGGCCTCGTCGCGCATGTCGCGCGTGGGCGGCTGGAGCGTGACGAGCACCCCCAGGGCCGCGTGCTCGCGGTCCACCGTGCCCACCAAGTCGCGGATCGTGCCCGAGTTCACATGCCCGCTCTTCACCTGGATGACCGCATGGGTGTACTGGTCCTTGCCCTTGACCGCCCCCTGGTTGAACGGGATGCGGCCGTCCACGCCCTTGTCCGCCCCCTTCTTCACCTCGATCGGCCGCGCCTTGACCAGCCCCAGCGCCCAGAGCTGGAACTGGTGGCGGTCCTGGTGGGCCAGGGCCTCGGCGTCGGCCACCGACTGCGGCTCGCCGATCACGTCGTACTCCGGCCCGTCGCCCAGCCGCTGCTTCATCAGCGTGATGGCCAGGTGGGTCACGTCAATGCCGATCCAGCGGCGGCCCAGCTTCTCGGCGGCGGCGACGGTGGTGCCGCAGCCGCAAAACGGGTCGAGCACGACCTCGCCGGGGTTGGAGGAGGCGTTGATGATGCGTTCCAGCAGGGCCTCCGGCTTCTGGGTGGGGTAGCCGAGGCGCTCGGCGGCCTGGGGCGATATGGGGGGGACGTCCGTCCATACGTCCTGGAGCTTCCGCCCCGGCATCTCGTCAAGATAGCGCTTGTAGGACGGAACACCGTTCCTGGAGTACACGAGGCGACCTTCGCCCTCCAGGCGTTGCATCGTCTCCTCGCTATAGCCCCAGTAACGGTTCCTCGGCGGCGGTTTGCCCTTCCAGAGAAACGAGCCGCCGGGGTTGTTGGAGGTGACATCCGAGAGGCGGTAGCGACGTCCGGACCCAGGCTCGATGTGCCTGTAGAACGACTGCACGTAGTCCTGGTCGTACGGCATGAACTGGTCGTTCCACGTCCAAGATGCCGACTTCGTATACAGGAAGATGGTGTCATGTACCGGTCCGCATCGTCTCACCTTGGAGTGAGCGCTCGTCCGCTGCCACACGATCTCATTCGCCATGCGCTCTGGCCCAAACACCGCATCCAGCAGCACCTTCAGGTAGTGGCTCGCGGTGGGGTCGCAGTGCAGGTAGAGGCTGCCGGTGGGCTTGAGCACGCGGCGTAGCTCCACCAGGCGCGGGGCCATCATCGTCAGGTACGCCAGCATGGGGTTGGTGCCCAGGAGCCGCTGGAAGGCCATCAGCGCGTCCGCGACCGGTCCGCCCTGGTGCACGGTCTCGTGGAACAGCTCGGCCGCGTCCGCCCAGTGCCAGGTGTCCTCGAAGGCCTGGATCTGCGAGGCAGCCTGCGTGCCGTCCTCTTCCTTGAAGAGCACATTGTAGGAGGCGTTGGAGTTGAACGGCGGGTCGAGGTAGATCAGGTCCACCGTCTCGTCCCTGATGTACCGCCGCAGGATGTCGAGGTTGTCGCCGAAGTACAGCGTGTTCGTCATGGTGTCACCCCCGAAGTCGTTCGGTACAGCGCGGCGACCGACCTCCCGCCCCGCACCGGCCCATCCGGGTGTGTTTGTGGGAGGCGGACACAGAGAAGTAGGAAGTGCCAACGCGCGGGGCCCCCCGCCTACTGCTGGTTCCCGTTGTCCTGCCCGAAGAGGTCCTGGAGGGGGGAGGAGCCGTTGGTCTCAGGCGGCTGCTCGCCGGGCTGCTCGGGCTGCTGCTGGATCTGGGGCATGGGCGGCGACTCGAGCGAGGGCTGGCCCGGTTGGTCGGGCGGCAGTGGCTCGGTGACCGGCGGGGGCGTGTATGCCTCCGGGATCGCCGACGCGTCGTCCTCGAACAGCGGCGGCTGGTCCGGCGGGTGGGGGGCCGGGAAGAGGTTCGGCTGCTGCGGCACCAGCGGCGGGAGCGCGTTCTCGTACCCGAAGATCTCCTCGAGCACGGTCGGCGCATCCGGGTGGGCGAAGCCGGCCTGCGGCTGGCCGTCGGCCGCGACGAGCGGCACTTCCGGGGTGGTCCGCCGCGGCGAGTAGTGCGAGTAGTCGTAGTAGTAGTAATAGTAGTAGTAGTCGGCGGCGCTGAGGCGCAGCTTGTTGAGCACCACGCCCAGGATCGTGCCGCGGGCGTTGCTGATCAGGCGGCACATCTCGTTGAACGCGTCGCGCGTGACTTGCCCCGCCTCGGCCACGAGGATCGTGCGCTCGACCTTCGAGGCCATGATGACCGCATCGGTCAGAACGATGGCCGGGGGCGAGTCGAAGAAGACCACGTCTGCCAGTTCCTGCGACCGCTCGATGACGCGGGTCATCTGCTCGGACTCCAGCAACTCGGCCGGGTTGGGCGGTAGCGGCCCGGTCGGGACGATGCTCAGGCCCGGCACGTCCGTCTCGAAGGCGACATCCGACAGGACCGCTTCACCCACCAGCACGTTGGTCAAGCCACGGTCGGAGGAGATGTTGAAGATGCGGTGCAGGCTGGGACGCCGCAAGTCGGTGTCAATCAGCAGCACCTCCTGCCCCGCCTGCGCGAAGACCGCCGCCAGGTTGGCGGTAGTCATGGTCTTACCCTCACCGGCCCCGGCGCTGGTCACCAGGAAGGTACGGGCCGGATGGTCCACCTGCGCAAAGTGGATGTTGGAGCGCAGCGTACGGTAGGCCTCGGCCGGTGGGCTCTTGGGCGACACGACGGTGATCAGGCCCTGGCTGGGGTCTTCCAGCAGCGGCACCATGCCCAGGAAGGTGACCTCGGTGTAGGCCGCGATGTCCTCGGGGCTGTGCAGCGTGTCGTCGAGGGCCTCCAGGAACAGCGCCAGAGCGACCCCGGCGGCCAGGCCGAGCATCAGTG
Encoded proteins:
- a CDS encoding transposase — its product is MNREAFLSSFHPHRPPREAYAGVGTVFFTFCVENRRPVLGGEVAHECVAVLRSVLPRHASRGDVFCFMPDHAHVLASGMLESADVWQAIVELKQITGRWFWERKLGIRWQRGFDARIMKPHQSLDAVIAYIRGNPVRRGLVRDCRDYAYSGSVPWQSWRYHV
- a CDS encoding restriction endonuclease; translated protein: MTNTLYFGDNLDILRRYIRDETVDLIYLDPPFNSNASYNVLFKEEDGTQAASQIQAFEDTWHWADAAELFHETVHQGGPVADALMAFQRLLGTNPMLAYLTMMAPRLVELRRVLKPTGSLYLHCDPTASHYLKVLLDAVFGPERMANEIVWQRTSAHSKVRRCGPVHDTIFLYTKSASWTWNDQFMPYDQDYVQSFYRHIEPGSGRRYRLSDVTSNNPGGSFLWKGKPPPRNRYWGYSEETMQRLEGEGRLVYSRNGVPSYKRYLDEMPGRKLQDVWTDVPPISPQAAERLGYPTQKPEALLERIINASSNPGEVVLDPFCGCGTTVAAAEKLGRRWIGIDVTHLAITLMKQRLGDGPEYDVIGEPQSVADAEALAHQDRHQFQLWALGLVKARPIEVKKGADKGVDGRIPFNQGAVKGKDQYTHAVIQVKSGHVNSGTIRDLVGTVDREHAALGVLVTLQPPTRDMRDEAATAGFYVLPYDETKKYPRIQILTIEDLLVHKRQIECAPLHYTSRSYAQAAPLQRQSQDTALDFDQGETEG